From a region of the Solanum stenotomum isolate F172 chromosome 2, ASM1918654v1, whole genome shotgun sequence genome:
- the LOC125856817 gene encoding agamous-like MADS-box protein AGL62, whose protein sequence is MTRRISKGHQRVDMVKIKNARNLGVTFSKRRVGLFKKACELCTLCGAEIAIVLFSSDGKVFSFGHLSVDTLVERFLGRNLPPPNNDVHNQQIVAHREAGIRELNTKLMNLEGVLQMEKNSRESLREIWKRADVVWWESPIEELSLFQLQHLKKALEILKQKVEKEAQMVNNNAFPFQTLGSAWTTPNCAR, encoded by the coding sequence ATGACAAGAAGAATTAGCAAGGGTCATCAAAGGGTTGACATGGTGAAAATAAAGAATGCTAGAAACTTAGGAGTTACGTTTTCTAAGCGACGTGTTGGTCTGTTCAAAAAGGCTTGTGAACTTTGTACGCTATGTGGTGCTGAAATTGCCATTGTTTTATTTTCCTCGGACGGTAAAGTTTTCTCCTTTGGTCACCTTAGCGTGGACACGTTGGTGGAGAGGTTCCTTGGGAGGAACCTCCCTCCACCAAATAACGATGTCCACAATCAACAAATTGTGGCTCATAGAGAAGCTGGTATTCGTGAGCTCAATACCAAGCTCATGAACCTCGAGGGGGTTCTCCAGATGGAGAAAAATAGCAGAGAATCCCTTCGAGAAATTTGGAAGAGAGCTGATGTTGTATGGTGGGAATCTCCCATCGAAGAACTTAGCTTATTCCAACTTCAACACTTGAAGAAGGCATTGGAAATTCTAAAGCAAAAGGTTGAAAAAGAGGCACAAATGGTGAATAATAATGCATTCCCATTTCAGACATTGGGAAGTGCATGGACTACTCCTAATTGTGCTAGATAA